From a region of the Tenggerimyces flavus genome:
- the rnc gene encoding ribonuclease III, protein MDRASGVVAAYDELSERLGLTLDGALLERALTHRSFAYENGGLPTNERLEFLGDSVLGLVVTDALFRTHPDLSEGQLAKLRAAVVNMRALAEVARGLDLGIYLRLGRGEEATGGRDKSSILGDAVEALIGAVYLAGGFPTASEFVHRLFDPLLEASAQLGAGLDWKTSLQELTARSSLGVPEYSVEEEGPDHEKIFTAQVIVGGTAYGEGKGRSKKEAEQQAAEAAWTAIHAMLGEAEDASASALVESTD, encoded by the coding sequence GTGGACCGCGCAAGCGGAGTGGTGGCGGCGTACGACGAGCTCAGCGAACGGCTGGGACTCACGCTCGACGGTGCGCTGCTCGAGCGCGCCCTGACGCACCGTTCGTTCGCCTATGAGAACGGTGGGCTGCCCACCAACGAGCGCCTGGAGTTCCTCGGCGACTCAGTCCTCGGGCTGGTCGTCACCGACGCGCTCTTCCGCACTCACCCGGACCTTTCCGAGGGCCAGCTCGCGAAGCTGCGCGCCGCGGTCGTCAACATGCGCGCGCTCGCCGAGGTCGCCCGCGGCCTCGACCTGGGCATCTACCTCCGCCTCGGCAGGGGCGAGGAGGCCACCGGCGGCCGCGACAAGTCCTCGATCCTCGGCGACGCCGTCGAGGCGCTGATCGGCGCCGTCTACCTCGCCGGCGGGTTCCCGACCGCGTCGGAGTTCGTGCACCGGCTGTTCGACCCGCTGCTCGAGGCCTCCGCCCAGCTCGGCGCCGGCCTCGACTGGAAGACCAGCCTCCAGGAGCTCACCGCGCGTTCGTCGCTCGGCGTTCCGGAGTACTCGGTCGAGGAAGAGGGCCCGGACCACGAGAAGATCTTCACCGCGCAGGTCATCGTCGGTGGCACCGCGTACGGCGAGGGCAAGGGTCGCAGCAAGAAGGAAGCCGAGCAGCAGGCGGCCGAAGCGGCCTGGACCGCGATCCACGCGATGCTCGGCGAGGCCGAGGACGCCTCGGCGTCCGCGCTCGTCGAGTCCACTGACTGA
- a CDS encoding YceD family protein — translation MRTDEGRNTLSTADPQAPLVLDTRELGRRPGAQRRVRRQVEAPAGLGIDVLGVPEGSAIELEIRLEAVVEGVLATVETRVRLAGECVRCLEPIERELDVEFQELFAHADSEVEDDEASRLEGDLLDLEPELRDAVLLALPFQPLCRDDCPGLCPDCGARLADEPDHRHEENTDPRWSALAELRLDNNDNAQRD, via the coding sequence ATGCGTACCGATGAAGGCAGGAACACCCTGAGCACCGCCGACCCCCAGGCGCCGCTCGTGCTCGACACTCGCGAGCTCGGCCGCCGCCCCGGGGCACAACGTAGGGTGCGACGCCAGGTCGAGGCGCCGGCTGGGTTGGGTATCGATGTGCTCGGCGTCCCCGAGGGCAGCGCGATCGAGTTGGAGATCCGGCTCGAAGCGGTGGTCGAGGGCGTGCTCGCGACTGTAGAGACGCGGGTACGGCTGGCCGGTGAGTGCGTACGGTGCCTGGAGCCGATCGAGCGCGAGCTCGACGTGGAGTTCCAGGAGCTGTTCGCCCACGCCGACAGTGAGGTCGAGGACGACGAGGCCAGTCGGCTCGAGGGCGACCTGCTCGACCTCGAACCAGAGCTCAGGGACGCGGTGCTGCTCGCGCTGCCGTTCCAGCCGCTGTGCCGGGACGACTGTCCAGGCCTGTGCCCCGACTGTGGCGCGCGCCTGGCGGACGAGCCGGACCATCGGCACGAGGAGAACACCGACCCGCGGTGGTCGGCGCTCGCCGAGCTCAGGCTGGACAACAACGACAACGCTCAGCGCGACTGA
- the coaD gene encoding pantetheine-phosphate adenylyltransferase, producing MHRAVCPGSFDPVTNGHLDIIERAARLFDEVVIAIGVNPRKSGLFSVDERVEMLRATTSGLANVSVATFTGLLVDFCREREAKAIVKGVRVVDFEYEVQMAQMNHRLTGVETVLLPTSAEYAFLSSSLVKEVASYGGDVSGLLPDDVLRRLTERLRDAR from the coding sequence GTGCATCGCGCTGTGTGCCCCGGCTCGTTCGATCCGGTCACGAACGGCCATCTCGACATCATCGAGAGAGCCGCCCGGTTGTTCGACGAGGTCGTGATCGCGATCGGCGTCAATCCGCGCAAGTCCGGCCTGTTCTCGGTGGACGAACGCGTGGAGATGCTGCGTGCGACGACCTCCGGCCTGGCGAACGTGTCGGTGGCGACGTTCACCGGGTTGTTGGTCGACTTCTGCCGCGAACGCGAGGCCAAGGCGATCGTGAAGGGCGTGCGCGTCGTGGACTTCGAGTACGAGGTTCAGATGGCGCAGATGAACCACCGGCTGACGGGGGTCGAGACGGTCCTGCTGCCGACCTCCGCCGAGTACGCTTTTCTTTCCTCGAGCCTCGTCAAGGAGGTCGCGTCGTACGGTGGGGACGTGTCGGGGTTGCTGCCGGACGACGTACTCCGGCGCCTGACCGAGCGGCTTCGCGATGCGCGATAA
- a CDS encoding FAD-binding oxidoreductase → MTNELYDTLSGTVVRAGDEDYARLSKTFAHTGEPAAIVRCHSPADVQQAVRLAADNDLVLSIRSGGHSNAGFSTNDGGLVIDLSPLDGVEVLDAAEGTVRLGAGATWETVADTLTPHGLAFTAGDSKPVGVGGLLLGAGIGWMVRKYGLSIDNLLAAELVLASGELVRVSSTERPDLFWAIRGGGGNFGIAVAFEVQARHLDGVHFGPIMFPRDLAADVVKGWARAMRAAPPELTSTINLLPAFGPDGPPPVMIRVCYAGTDADAAAKAIEPIRQLGPVLSDEVKAMPYADILEGPFPAPPGWSPLIRNVFVGTLSDELVDLVTTRPAKLGLFPVELRWIGGALNDVPADATAFGHRDIEVMLSGVSLGAPDAQLAVAADVKAFWDAVGPLTVGAYGNFLTHVDEASVRDVYPPATLARLAAIKREVDPTNLFRRNVNIQPAV, encoded by the coding sequence ATGACGAACGAGCTGTACGACACCCTGTCCGGCACCGTGGTCCGAGCCGGAGACGAGGACTACGCACGACTCAGCAAGACGTTCGCGCACACGGGCGAACCGGCCGCGATCGTGCGCTGCCACTCCCCCGCCGACGTCCAGCAGGCGGTCCGACTCGCGGCCGACAACGACCTCGTGCTGTCGATCCGATCCGGCGGGCACAGCAACGCGGGCTTCAGTACGAACGACGGCGGCCTCGTGATCGACCTCTCGCCGCTCGACGGCGTCGAGGTCCTGGACGCCGCCGAGGGCACCGTCCGCCTCGGCGCCGGCGCGACCTGGGAGACGGTCGCGGACACCCTCACGCCGCACGGGCTCGCGTTCACCGCCGGCGACAGCAAGCCCGTCGGCGTCGGCGGGCTGCTGCTCGGCGCGGGCATCGGCTGGATGGTGCGCAAGTACGGGCTCTCGATCGACAACCTGCTCGCCGCCGAGCTCGTGCTCGCGTCCGGCGAGCTCGTCCGCGTGTCGTCGACCGAACGGCCCGACCTGTTCTGGGCTATCCGCGGGGGCGGCGGCAACTTCGGCATCGCCGTCGCGTTCGAGGTACAGGCGCGGCACCTGGACGGCGTGCACTTCGGCCCGATCATGTTCCCGCGGGACCTCGCGGCCGACGTGGTCAAGGGCTGGGCGCGGGCGATGCGCGCGGCTCCGCCCGAGCTGACCTCGACGATCAACCTGCTCCCGGCGTTCGGGCCGGACGGACCGCCGCCGGTGATGATCCGGGTCTGCTACGCCGGTACGGATGCCGACGCCGCGGCCAAGGCGATCGAGCCGATCCGCCAGCTCGGACCGGTTCTGTCCGACGAGGTCAAGGCGATGCCGTACGCCGACATCCTCGAGGGCCCGTTCCCCGCGCCGCCCGGCTGGTCGCCGCTGATCCGGAACGTGTTCGTGGGGACGCTCAGCGACGAGCTCGTCGACCTCGTCACGACCCGTCCCGCGAAGCTCGGGCTGTTCCCGGTCGAGCTCCGCTGGATCGGCGGCGCACTCAACGACGTACCGGCCGATGCCACAGCGTTCGGGCACCGCGACATCGAGGTGATGCTGTCCGGCGTCAGCCTGGGCGCGCCGGACGCCCAGCTCGCGGTGGCGGCGGACGTCAAGGCGTTCTGGGACGCCGTCGGACCGCTGACGGTCGGGGCATACGGCAACTTCCTCACCCACGTGGACGAGGCGTCGGTCCGCGACGTCTACCCGCCGGCCACGCTGGCGCGGCTCGCGGCGATCAAGCGCGAGGTCGATCCGACCAACCTGTTCCGGCGGAACGTCAACATCCAGCCCGCGGTGTAG
- the recG gene encoding ATP-dependent DNA helicase RecG produces MDPQGVDTALKGVLGGKAAKALGDKLDLHTIGDLLRHYPRRYAKRGELTDLDELEVDENVTVLAEVERVNGRTIDRRGSKRMHLLEVTVTDGRGRLTLTFFNQSWRERELGVGTRALFAGKVTDFRGKRQLAHPDYVKLHGDDASAEQVVDDYAGKLIPIYPAGGGLQSWTIASCVKLALEAVGDPPDPIPSDVRASRALLDLRQAFVAIHRPEEWDDVNAGRRRFRFEEAFVLQTELALRRLAARSLPAKPRVPKPDGLLAAFDSRLPFQLTEGQVSIGEELLHDLAQTHPMQRLLQGEVGSGKTVIAVRAMLAVVDAGGQAVILAPTEVLAQQHHRSITALLGPLAERGLLGGSDQGTRVALLTGSQGTPARRRALLDAASADAGIVVGTHALLEDKVQFADLGLVVVDEQHRFGVEQRAALTQKAGDTPPHVLVMTATPIPRTVAMTVFGDLEISTLTELPRGRSTIQTNVVPAAEKPGWLDRTWERVREEVSNGRQIYIVCPRIGESAADEDASSPPAEDSGRPQAVAVLDVAPMLEEGPLQGLRVEALHGRLAPDLKDQVMRRFAAGEIDVLVATTVIEVGVDVPNASTMIVMDADWFGVSQLHQLRGRVGRGQYPGLCLLVTNAAAGTPSRVRLDAVASTVDGFELSRLDLEQRREGDVLGADQSGRRSSLRMLSMIRDESLIREAREDASAIAEADSTLSHHPTLASAVRSLLDDSQAEFLAKS; encoded by the coding sequence ATGGATCCGCAAGGCGTCGACACCGCGCTCAAGGGCGTGCTCGGCGGCAAGGCCGCCAAGGCGCTCGGCGACAAGCTCGACCTGCACACGATCGGCGACCTGCTGCGCCACTATCCGCGCCGCTACGCCAAGCGGGGCGAGCTCACCGACCTCGATGAGCTCGAGGTCGACGAGAACGTCACCGTGCTTGCCGAGGTCGAACGCGTCAACGGCCGCACGATCGACCGCCGCGGCAGCAAGCGCATGCATCTGCTCGAGGTGACCGTCACCGACGGACGAGGGCGGCTGACGCTCACGTTCTTCAACCAGTCGTGGCGCGAACGCGAGCTCGGTGTCGGCACCCGGGCGTTGTTCGCCGGCAAGGTCACCGACTTCCGGGGGAAGCGGCAGCTCGCGCATCCCGACTACGTGAAGCTGCACGGGGACGACGCCTCCGCGGAGCAGGTCGTCGACGACTACGCCGGCAAGCTGATCCCGATCTACCCGGCCGGTGGCGGCCTGCAGAGCTGGACGATCGCCAGCTGCGTGAAGCTCGCGCTCGAGGCGGTGGGTGACCCGCCCGACCCGATCCCCTCCGACGTACGTGCGAGCCGCGCGCTGCTCGACCTGCGGCAGGCGTTCGTCGCGATCCACCGGCCGGAGGAGTGGGACGACGTCAACGCGGGGCGGCGGCGGTTCCGGTTCGAGGAGGCGTTCGTTCTCCAGACCGAGCTCGCGCTGCGCCGGCTCGCCGCGCGCTCGCTGCCCGCGAAGCCGCGGGTGCCGAAGCCCGACGGGCTGCTCGCGGCGTTCGATTCGCGGTTGCCGTTCCAGCTCACCGAGGGCCAGGTATCGATCGGCGAGGAGTTGCTGCACGACCTCGCGCAGACGCATCCGATGCAGCGGCTGCTGCAGGGCGAGGTCGGCTCCGGCAAGACCGTGATCGCCGTGCGAGCGATGCTCGCGGTCGTCGACGCCGGCGGGCAGGCCGTGATCCTCGCGCCGACCGAGGTGCTCGCGCAGCAGCACCACCGTTCGATCACCGCCTTGCTCGGACCGCTCGCCGAGCGCGGCCTGCTCGGCGGCTCCGACCAGGGCACCCGCGTCGCGCTGCTGACCGGCTCGCAGGGCACACCCGCCCGGCGGCGGGCGCTGCTGGACGCGGCATCGGCCGACGCGGGCATCGTGGTCGGCACGCACGCGCTGCTGGAGGACAAGGTCCAGTTCGCCGACCTCGGGCTCGTGGTGGTCGACGAGCAGCACCGGTTCGGCGTCGAGCAACGCGCGGCGCTGACGCAGAAGGCCGGCGACACCCCGCCGCACGTGCTGGTGATGACCGCGACGCCGATCCCGCGGACGGTCGCGATGACGGTGTTCGGCGACCTGGAGATCTCGACGCTGACCGAGCTGCCGCGCGGCCGTTCGACGATCCAGACCAACGTCGTACCCGCCGCCGAGAAGCCGGGCTGGCTCGACCGGACCTGGGAACGCGTCCGCGAGGAGGTCTCGAACGGCCGGCAGATCTACATCGTCTGCCCGCGGATCGGGGAGTCGGCGGCCGACGAGGACGCGTCGTCGCCGCCCGCGGAGGACTCCGGCAGGCCGCAGGCGGTGGCCGTGTTGGACGTGGCGCCGATGCTCGAGGAGGGTCCGTTGCAGGGCTTGCGCGTCGAGGCGCTGCACGGCCGGCTCGCGCCGGACCTGAAGGACCAGGTGATGCGCCGGTTCGCGGCCGGCGAGATCGACGTTCTGGTCGCGACGACCGTGATCGAGGTGGGCGTCGACGTACCGAACGCCTCGACGATGATCGTGATGGACGCCGACTGGTTCGGGGTCTCGCAGCTGCACCAGCTGCGTGGCCGGGTCGGGCGCGGTCAGTACCCGGGACTCTGCCTGCTGGTGACGAACGCGGCCGCCGGCACCCCGTCGCGGGTCCGGCTGGACGCGGTCGCCTCGACGGTCGACGGCTTCGAGCTCAGCCGCCTCGACCTCGAGCAACGCCGCGAGGGCGACGTCCTTGGCGCGGACCAGTCCGGCCGCCGCTCGTCCCTGCGGATGCTGTCGATGATCAGGGACGAGTCGCTGATCCGTGAGGCCCGCGAGGACGCCTCGGCCATCGCCGAAGCCGACTCGACGCTGAGCCACCATCCGACGCTCGCGTCGGCGGTGCGGTCGTTGCTGGACGATTCGCAGGCCGAGTTCTTGGCGAAGAGCTGA
- the mutM gene encoding bifunctional DNA-formamidopyrimidine glycosylase/DNA-(apurinic or apyrimidinic site) lyase — protein sequence MPELPEVEVVRRGLEKCAVGHRIDAVDVRHARPVRRHLAGPTDFADRLAGRRIEAAKRRGKYLWLPLDSGDALLGHLGMSGQFLVRPTGAPDELHLRVRLLLEASDYELRFVDQRMFGGLSISDGGADVPPEIAHIGLDPLDPDFDGEAFRKNLKRRKTGVKRALLDQNLISGVGNIYADEALWIAKLHYARPTETLRKNEVERLLAAIRDVMIAALDAGGTSFDSLYVNVNGESGYFDRSLHVYGREHQPCDRCGSAIRRDPFMNRSSYTCPKCQPRPRRARW from the coding sequence GTGCCCGAGCTACCCGAGGTCGAGGTCGTCCGTCGCGGGCTGGAGAAGTGCGCCGTCGGACACCGCATCGACGCGGTCGACGTACGGCACGCCCGTCCCGTACGAAGGCACCTCGCTGGCCCCACCGACTTCGCCGACCGGCTCGCCGGCCGCCGGATCGAGGCGGCCAAGCGGCGCGGCAAGTACCTCTGGCTGCCGCTCGACTCCGGCGACGCGCTGCTCGGCCACCTCGGCATGAGCGGGCAGTTCCTCGTTCGGCCCACCGGGGCGCCAGACGAGCTTCACCTGCGCGTTCGCCTGCTGCTGGAAGCCAGCGACTACGAGCTCCGCTTCGTCGACCAGCGCATGTTCGGCGGCCTGTCGATCAGCGACGGCGGCGCCGACGTGCCGCCCGAGATCGCGCACATCGGGCTGGACCCGCTGGATCCGGACTTCGACGGCGAAGCGTTCCGCAAGAACCTCAAACGCCGCAAGACCGGTGTCAAGCGCGCCTTGCTCGATCAGAACCTGATCTCCGGCGTCGGCAACATCTACGCCGACGAGGCCCTGTGGATCGCCAAGCTGCACTACGCGCGGCCGACCGAGACCCTGCGCAAGAACGAGGTCGAACGGTTGTTGGCCGCCATCCGCGACGTCATGATCGCGGCGCTCGACGCCGGCGGCACGTCGTTCGATTCCCTGTACGTCAACGTCAACGGGGAAAGCGGCTACTTCGACCGGTCGCTGCACGTGTACGGACGCGAGCACCAACCGTGCGATCGCTGCGGGTCTGCGATCCGCCGTGATCCGTTCATGAACCGTTCGTCGTACACCTGCCCGAAGTGCCAGCCGCGACCGCGACGGGCCCGTTGGTGA
- the rpmF gene encoding 50S ribosomal protein L32, producing the protein MAVPKRRQSRSNTRSRRANWKATAPSLVTCANPACRSKHLQHRACPSCGQYGPRADRRQVLDV; encoded by the coding sequence GTGGCCGTTCCGAAGCGGAGGCAGTCCCGGAGCAACACCCGGAGCCGCCGGGCCAACTGGAAGGCGACCGCGCCCTCGCTCGTCACGTGCGCCAACCCGGCCTGCCGGTCCAAGCACCTCCAGCACCGGGCCTGCCCCTCGTGCGGCCAGTACGGCCCGCGTGCCGACAGGCGCCAAGTTCTCGACGTCTGA
- a CDS encoding 5-methyltetrahydropteroyltriglutamate--homocysteine methyltransferase gives MAIATEPIGSIPRPTALRWAVGRGLSDEDVAALCADAVRDTIERFEATGSPVITDGEQSKPSHATYPVAGLPLDGLTVPYADGHSRRYPTLAAGPFRYERFAATYLADARARTHLPVKQAVVAASALSLIYPEDGIADYSREEFLADLVDEAAADIKRCLAFGADSVQLDFSEARLALALDPSKGMLKSFIELNNEVLDRFSETDRGRLGVHVCAGNSLGSTHSAEVDPAEFLPELFNLGVGRFYLQLAREPDARRVLAAVKESARPHHRVFVGVTTPFSATVESPGLVRDRVLLAAEYVDPARLGTTDDCGFAPYADDTTTSRDVAFAKIRARVEGTHMASEVLGA, from the coding sequence ATGGCGATCGCGACCGAACCGATCGGCAGCATCCCCCGTCCGACCGCCCTGCGCTGGGCGGTCGGACGAGGCCTCAGCGACGAGGACGTCGCAGCGCTGTGTGCGGACGCGGTGCGCGACACGATCGAACGCTTCGAGGCGACCGGCTCACCGGTGATCACCGACGGCGAGCAGAGCAAGCCGAGCCACGCGACGTACCCGGTCGCCGGCCTGCCCCTCGACGGGCTGACCGTGCCGTACGCCGACGGGCACAGCCGCCGCTACCCAACCCTCGCCGCCGGGCCGTTCCGGTACGAGCGCTTCGCGGCGACGTACCTCGCCGACGCCCGCGCGCGGACGCACCTGCCGGTGAAGCAGGCCGTCGTCGCCGCGTCCGCGCTGAGCCTGATCTATCCCGAGGACGGGATCGCGGACTACTCGCGCGAGGAGTTCCTGGCCGACCTGGTCGACGAGGCCGCGGCGGACATCAAGCGGTGCCTGGCGTTCGGCGCGGACAGCGTCCAGCTCGACTTCTCCGAGGCGCGGCTGGCGCTCGCGCTGGACCCGTCGAAGGGGATGCTGAAGAGCTTCATCGAGCTCAACAACGAAGTGCTCGACCGGTTCTCCGAGACCGACCGCGGACGCCTCGGCGTGCACGTGTGCGCGGGCAACTCGCTGGGCTCGACGCACTCCGCGGAGGTCGACCCGGCGGAGTTCCTGCCCGAGCTGTTCAACCTGGGCGTCGGCCGCTTCTACCTGCAGCTCGCCCGCGAACCCGACGCCCGGCGCGTGCTCGCGGCGGTGAAGGAGTCGGCGCGGCCGCACCACCGAGTGTTCGTCGGCGTGACCACGCCGTTCAGCGCGACCGTGGAGTCTCCCGGCCTCGTCCGCGATCGCGTGCTGCTGGCCGCGGAGTACGTCGACCCGGCCCGGCTGGGCACGACCGACGACTGCGGCTTCGCCCCGTACGCCGACGACACGACGACCTCGCGCGACGTCGCCTTCGCCAAGATCCGCGCCCGGGTGGAGGGCACCCACATGGCGTCGGAGGTCCTCGGTGCCTAG
- the rsmD gene encoding 16S rRNA (guanine(966)-N(2))-methyltransferase RsmD, with product MTRIVAGLARGRQLAVPPGGNTRPTSDRVREALFASLSADLGSFDGLAVADFYAGSGAVGLEALSRGARSALFVESDRRAAEVIRRNIKTVALPSARVVTLRVERVAAGEPQDGPYDVVFLDPPYAVTDPALHSVLGDLRTHGWLVPEAVVVVERATRGGDFGWSEGFAADRTRAYGETTLWYGHAL from the coding sequence ATGACTCGCATCGTGGCGGGCTTGGCGCGTGGTCGCCAGCTCGCGGTACCGCCGGGTGGCAACACCAGGCCGACGTCGGACCGCGTACGGGAGGCTTTGTTCGCCTCGCTCAGCGCCGACCTCGGCTCGTTCGACGGCCTCGCCGTCGCCGACTTCTACGCCGGCAGCGGCGCGGTCGGGCTGGAGGCCTTGTCGCGCGGGGCCCGCTCTGCCCTGTTCGTGGAGTCCGACCGGCGGGCGGCCGAGGTGATCCGGCGGAACATCAAGACCGTGGCACTGCCGTCGGCTCGGGTGGTGACTCTGCGGGTCGAACGGGTGGCCGCGGGCGAGCCGCAGGACGGGCCGTACGACGTGGTGTTCCTCGATCCGCCGTACGCGGTGACCGATCCCGCGCTGCACTCGGTGCTGGGTGACCTGCGCACGCACGGCTGGCTGGTGCCGGAGGCGGTGGTGGTGGTCGAGCGCGCGACGCGGGGCGGCGACTTCGGCTGGTCGGAGGGCTTCGCCGCCGACCGGACGCGTGCTTACGGCGAGACCACGCTTTGGTACGGGCACGCGCTGTAG
- a CDS encoding HAD family hydrolase: protein MPVATAVIFDCYGTLTVSATREARAAGHELVAAALGVDLDAYAAAMTNTWQERARGRLGDLPQTLRVIANACGVDPDEATLAHASAVRRETQRAFLELRPDAVPTLRALNERGLKTAVVSDCTHELAEQWPELAVAPYVGATVFSVVEGLKKPEPAIFLLASERLGIRPAEALYVGDGDGNELPGSAAVGMRPIRLLTPDHAHGHVFDPVTWTGATTSSLQEVLDILDEEQ, encoded by the coding sequence GTGCCCGTGGCGACCGCGGTGATCTTCGACTGTTACGGAACGCTCACGGTCAGCGCCACCCGCGAAGCCCGAGCAGCCGGCCACGAGCTCGTCGCCGCAGCGCTCGGCGTCGACCTCGACGCGTACGCCGCGGCCATGACAAACACCTGGCAGGAACGAGCCCGCGGCCGGCTCGGCGACCTCCCCCAGACACTCCGCGTGATTGCCAACGCGTGCGGCGTGGACCCCGACGAGGCCACGCTCGCGCACGCCAGCGCGGTCCGGCGCGAGACCCAGCGCGCCTTCCTCGAGCTGCGACCAGACGCCGTCCCGACCCTGCGGGCACTCAACGAACGAGGCCTCAAGACGGCCGTCGTCAGCGACTGCACCCACGAGCTCGCCGAGCAGTGGCCTGAGCTCGCGGTCGCCCCGTACGTCGGCGCCACCGTCTTCTCCGTCGTCGAAGGCCTGAAGAAGCCCGAGCCCGCGATCTTCCTGCTCGCCAGCGAACGCCTCGGCATCCGCCCCGCCGAGGCCCTGTACGTCGGCGACGGGGACGGCAACGAGCTCCCCGGATCCGCGGCCGTCGGCATGCGACCGATCCGCCTGCTCACGCCCGACCACGCCCACGGTCACGTCTTCGATCCTGTGACATGGACCGGCGCTACTACGTCATCTCTTCAGGAAGTACTCGACATCCTTGATGAGGAGCAATGA
- a CDS encoding acyltransferase domain-containing protein — MPAATATGPLVKLPSLDEAEKTLTELGVAEIDRDELLAAGTPTDDPKLADLLEKCHHELVDGIGGLGTIQGWPELAGNTPLERYFYVWVLLSAIPALREFHARHGISEEDTRLVLAELGEQLTNRRSVRGEGGLAAYSWMTVHFRGALYRVGRLLYERQRIWFDSHVAKDTSPRKGEWALGIHIPRGRLTPESVDASITAAESFFARHFPDEPYAYATCVSWVLDENLADCLPAHSNIVRFQRRFHVEPRIPNLGKESVDDAETVNAVFRRPWPGIEHLDELPQTSSLERGIVARLRAGEHWHYRTGWFGWRSVS; from the coding sequence GTGCCAGCCGCGACCGCGACGGGCCCGTTGGTGAAGCTCCCCAGCCTCGACGAGGCGGAGAAAACCCTCACTGAGCTTGGGGTTGCGGAGATCGACCGCGACGAGCTGCTCGCCGCCGGCACGCCCACCGACGACCCGAAGCTGGCCGACCTGCTCGAGAAGTGCCACCACGAGCTCGTCGACGGGATCGGCGGCCTCGGCACGATCCAAGGCTGGCCCGAGCTGGCGGGAAACACCCCACTGGAGAGGTATTTCTACGTCTGGGTGCTGCTGTCCGCCATCCCCGCGTTGCGCGAATTCCACGCCAGGCATGGGATCTCCGAGGAAGACACCCGTTTGGTACTCGCCGAGTTGGGCGAACAACTGACGAATCGGCGGTCGGTACGGGGAGAGGGCGGCCTCGCGGCGTACTCCTGGATGACAGTGCATTTCCGCGGCGCGCTCTATCGAGTCGGCCGGCTGCTGTACGAACGACAAAGAATCTGGTTCGACTCGCATGTGGCGAAGGACACATCGCCGCGCAAGGGGGAGTGGGCGCTCGGCATTCACATTCCGCGCGGACGACTCACTCCGGAGTCCGTCGACGCGTCGATAACGGCAGCCGAATCGTTCTTCGCCCGCCATTTCCCGGACGAGCCGTACGCGTACGCCACGTGTGTCTCGTGGGTTCTCGACGAGAACCTCGCGGACTGCCTTCCTGCGCATTCGAACATTGTGCGATTTCAGCGAAGGTTTCACGTGGAACCACGTATCCCCAACCTGGGGAAGGAGTCTGTGGATGACGCGGAGACAGTCAACGCGGTGTTCCGGCGACCCTGGCCCGGCATCGAACATCTCGACGAGCTACCGCAGACGAGCTCGTTGGAACGCGGAATCGTCGCGCGACTAAGGGCCGGCGAGCACTGGCACTACCGCACCGGCTGGTTCGGCTGGCGATCCGTCAGTTGA